A genomic stretch from Parus major isolate Abel chromosome 28, Parus_major1.1, whole genome shotgun sequence includes:
- the ACSBG2 gene encoding long-chain-fatty-acid--CoA ligase ACSBG2 isoform X2: protein MLHICLLGASLKIKDITRRARSGCGGEAAGREMRGTVLCESDARMALAEPVSVAYCNSALQGSCEVSREDVLLNSSPRTAEPHNNNSEPGEDPKMEKYQVNSLDPKASSPPGSSVWTTRCDGEVRLRMEEQGFGSEAPKTVHQLLQESVNKYSDFYALASKKNGQWIKLTYKMYYDECWKAAKSFLKLGLERFHGVGILGFNSAEWFIADIGAILAGGFAVGIYTTNSPEACHYVAENCSANVIVVENHKQLQKILEIEDRLPHLKGIVQYGEEIKEKRPNLYSWREFMELGRDVPDSRLREIIASQKPNQCCTLIYTSGTTGQPKGVMLSHDNLTWTAAVAARFITLSDAHDRQEHVVSYLPLSHIAAQMCDIWAAMSFGVQVYFAQPDALKGSLVETLREVRPTAFLGVPRVWEKMEEKMKSVGMKASAFRRRVASWAKEVGLQTNLKRMNGYSEVPVNFRLARQLVYRKVRKAIGLDRCTKCYTGAAPITRETLEFFLSLNIPVLELYGMSESSGPHTISLPHAFRLGSCGKELGGCHTLIHKPDRDGVGEICFSGRHVFMGYLNMEDKTKEAIDEDGWLHSGDLGKHDKDGFLFITGRIKELIITAGGENVPPVPIEDAVKNAVPIISNAMLVGDKAKFLAMLLTLKCVVDAETGEPRDDLSPEALEFCQKLGSKATKVSEIISSKDKAIYTAIQKGISAVNEGAVSNAQKVQKWVLLEKDFSLFGGELGPTMKLKRPVVAQKYRDQIAQFYTDMETPSGEPSSRT from the exons ATGCTCCACATTTGCCTCCTGGGCgctagtttaaaaataaaggatattACACGTCGGGCTCGGAGCGGCTGCGGAGGGGAGGCTGCGGGACGGGAGATGCGCG GGACAGTGCTGTGTGAGTCAGACGCGAGGATGGCACTTGCAGAACCTGTCTCCGTGGCTTATTGCAATTCAGCTCTTCAAGGGAGCTGTGAGGTGTCACGGGAAGATGTGCTGCTCAACTCTTCACCCAG AACTGCTGAGCCACACAACAACAACAGCGAGCCAGGGGAAGATCCCAAGATGGAGAAATATCAGGTGAACTCACTCGATCCCAAAG cCTCCTCCCCTCCTGGCTCCAGTGTGTGGACGACGCGTTGTGATGGAGAGGTCAGGCTGAggatggaggagcagggctTTGGCAGCGAGGCCCCAAAGACTGTGCACCAGCTGTTGCAGGAAAGTGTGAACAAATACAGTGACTTTTATGCCCTTGCATCCAAAAAAAATGGCCAGTGGATAAAGCTGACATATAAGATGTACTATGATGAGTGCTGGAAAGCAGCCAAAAGCTTCCTGAAG CTGGGCCTGGAGCGTTTCCATGGAGTGGGCATCCTGGGATTTAATTCTGCAGAGTGGTTCATTGCTGACATTGGAGCTATCCTTGCAGG gggATTTGCTGTTGGGATCTACACTACAAACTCTCCCGAGGCCTGTCATTATGTGGCAGAGAACTGCAGTGCCAACGTTATAGTGGTGGAAAACCataaacagctgcagaaaatctTAGAA ATTGAAGACAGACTACCTCATCTGAAGGGCATTGTCCAGTACGGGGAGGAGATCAAAGAGAAGAGACCAAATCTGTACTCG tgGAGGGAGTTcatggagctgggcagggacgTGCCGGACTCGCGGCTCCGTGAGATCATCGCGTCCCAGAAACCCAACCAGTGCTGCACCCTCATCTACACCTCGGGCACCACGGGGCAGCCCAAGGGCGTCATGCTCAGCCACGACAAC CTGACGTGGACGGCGGCGGTGGCCGCGCGCTTCATCACGCTGAGCGATGCCCACGACAGGCAGGAGCACGTGGTCAGTTACCTGCCCCTCAGCCACATCGCTGCACAGATGTGTGATATTTGGGCAGCCATGTCCTTCGGAGTGCAAGTTTACTTTGCCCAACCAGATGCattgaag GGCAGCTTGGTGGAGACCCTGCGGGAAGTGAGGCCAACTGCTTTTTTGGGAGTTCCTCGTGtctgggaaaaaatggaagagaaaatgaaatctgtggGCATGAAAGCCTCAGCGTTCCGAAGGAGAGTGGCATCGTGGGCCAAGGAGGTGGGGCTGCAGACCAACCTGAAGAGGATGAATGG GTACTCGGAGGTGCCGGTGAATTTCCGCCTGGCCAGGCAGTTGGTGTACAGGAAGGTGCGCAAGGCCATCGGGCTGGATCGCTGCACCAAGTGCTacacaggggctgctcccatCACCAGAGAGACCCTGGAATTCTTTTTGAGCCTGAACATTCCCGTGCTGGAGCTCTATGGGATGAGTGAGAGCTCTGGGCCTCACACCATCTCCCTACCTCACGCCTTCAGGCTCGGCAG ctgtgggaaggagctggggggcTGCCACACCCTGATCCATAAACCAGACAGGGATGGTGTTGGGGAGATCTGCTTCTCAGGAAGGCATGTCTTCATGGGCTACCTGAACATGGAGGACAAAACCAAAGAGGCCATCGATGAGGATGGCTGGCTGCACTCAGGGGACCTGGGCAAGCATGACAAGGATGGATTCCTCTTCATCACAGGCAGAATTAAAG AGCTCATCATCACTGCAGGAGGTGAGAACGTTCCTCCTGTTCCAATCGAGGATGCAGTCAAGAATGCTGTTCCCATCATCAGCAATGCCATGTTGGTTGGAGACAAAGCCAAATTCCTTGCTATGCTCCTGACACTAAAG TGCGTTGTGGATGCAGAAACGGGCGAGCCCAGAGATGACCTCAGTCCAGAAGCTCTGGAATTCTGTCAGAAACTGGGCAGCAAGGCCACCAAGGTCTCAGAAATCATCAGCAGCAAAGACAAGGCCATCTACACCGCCATCCAGAAAGGGATCTCTGCTGTCAATGAGGGAGCTGTGTCCAATGCCCAGAAAGTCCAGAAATGGGtcctgctggagaaggatttCTCCCTCTTTGGTGGAGAGCTGG GCCCCACCATGAAGCTGAAGAGGCCGGTGGTGGCTCAGAAATACCGGGACCAAATTGCTCAGTTTTACACGGACATGGAAACCCCCTCGGGGGAGCCCTCGAGCCGGACATAG
- the ACSBG2 gene encoding long-chain-fatty-acid--CoA ligase ACSBG2 isoform X1 — translation MLHICLLGASLKIKDITRRARSGCGGEAAGREMRGTVLCESDARMALAEPVSVAYCNSALQGSCEVSREDVLLNSSPRTAEPHNNNSEPGEDPKMEKYQVNSLDPKAASSPPGSSVWTTRCDGEVRLRMEEQGFGSEAPKTVHQLLQESVNKYSDFYALASKKNGQWIKLTYKMYYDECWKAAKSFLKLGLERFHGVGILGFNSAEWFIADIGAILAGGFAVGIYTTNSPEACHYVAENCSANVIVVENHKQLQKILEIEDRLPHLKGIVQYGEEIKEKRPNLYSWREFMELGRDVPDSRLREIIASQKPNQCCTLIYTSGTTGQPKGVMLSHDNLTWTAAVAARFITLSDAHDRQEHVVSYLPLSHIAAQMCDIWAAMSFGVQVYFAQPDALKGSLVETLREVRPTAFLGVPRVWEKMEEKMKSVGMKASAFRRRVASWAKEVGLQTNLKRMNGYSEVPVNFRLARQLVYRKVRKAIGLDRCTKCYTGAAPITRETLEFFLSLNIPVLELYGMSESSGPHTISLPHAFRLGSCGKELGGCHTLIHKPDRDGVGEICFSGRHVFMGYLNMEDKTKEAIDEDGWLHSGDLGKHDKDGFLFITGRIKELIITAGGENVPPVPIEDAVKNAVPIISNAMLVGDKAKFLAMLLTLKCVVDAETGEPRDDLSPEALEFCQKLGSKATKVSEIISSKDKAIYTAIQKGISAVNEGAVSNAQKVQKWVLLEKDFSLFGGELGPTMKLKRPVVAQKYRDQIAQFYTDMETPSGEPSSRT, via the exons ATGCTCCACATTTGCCTCCTGGGCgctagtttaaaaataaaggatattACACGTCGGGCTCGGAGCGGCTGCGGAGGGGAGGCTGCGGGACGGGAGATGCGCG GGACAGTGCTGTGTGAGTCAGACGCGAGGATGGCACTTGCAGAACCTGTCTCCGTGGCTTATTGCAATTCAGCTCTTCAAGGGAGCTGTGAGGTGTCACGGGAAGATGTGCTGCTCAACTCTTCACCCAG AACTGCTGAGCCACACAACAACAACAGCGAGCCAGGGGAAGATCCCAAGATGGAGAAATATCAGGTGAACTCACTCGATCCCAAAG cagcCTCCTCCCCTCCTGGCTCCAGTGTGTGGACGACGCGTTGTGATGGAGAGGTCAGGCTGAggatggaggagcagggctTTGGCAGCGAGGCCCCAAAGACTGTGCACCAGCTGTTGCAGGAAAGTGTGAACAAATACAGTGACTTTTATGCCCTTGCATCCAAAAAAAATGGCCAGTGGATAAAGCTGACATATAAGATGTACTATGATGAGTGCTGGAAAGCAGCCAAAAGCTTCCTGAAG CTGGGCCTGGAGCGTTTCCATGGAGTGGGCATCCTGGGATTTAATTCTGCAGAGTGGTTCATTGCTGACATTGGAGCTATCCTTGCAGG gggATTTGCTGTTGGGATCTACACTACAAACTCTCCCGAGGCCTGTCATTATGTGGCAGAGAACTGCAGTGCCAACGTTATAGTGGTGGAAAACCataaacagctgcagaaaatctTAGAA ATTGAAGACAGACTACCTCATCTGAAGGGCATTGTCCAGTACGGGGAGGAGATCAAAGAGAAGAGACCAAATCTGTACTCG tgGAGGGAGTTcatggagctgggcagggacgTGCCGGACTCGCGGCTCCGTGAGATCATCGCGTCCCAGAAACCCAACCAGTGCTGCACCCTCATCTACACCTCGGGCACCACGGGGCAGCCCAAGGGCGTCATGCTCAGCCACGACAAC CTGACGTGGACGGCGGCGGTGGCCGCGCGCTTCATCACGCTGAGCGATGCCCACGACAGGCAGGAGCACGTGGTCAGTTACCTGCCCCTCAGCCACATCGCTGCACAGATGTGTGATATTTGGGCAGCCATGTCCTTCGGAGTGCAAGTTTACTTTGCCCAACCAGATGCattgaag GGCAGCTTGGTGGAGACCCTGCGGGAAGTGAGGCCAACTGCTTTTTTGGGAGTTCCTCGTGtctgggaaaaaatggaagagaaaatgaaatctgtggGCATGAAAGCCTCAGCGTTCCGAAGGAGAGTGGCATCGTGGGCCAAGGAGGTGGGGCTGCAGACCAACCTGAAGAGGATGAATGG GTACTCGGAGGTGCCGGTGAATTTCCGCCTGGCCAGGCAGTTGGTGTACAGGAAGGTGCGCAAGGCCATCGGGCTGGATCGCTGCACCAAGTGCTacacaggggctgctcccatCACCAGAGAGACCCTGGAATTCTTTTTGAGCCTGAACATTCCCGTGCTGGAGCTCTATGGGATGAGTGAGAGCTCTGGGCCTCACACCATCTCCCTACCTCACGCCTTCAGGCTCGGCAG ctgtgggaaggagctggggggcTGCCACACCCTGATCCATAAACCAGACAGGGATGGTGTTGGGGAGATCTGCTTCTCAGGAAGGCATGTCTTCATGGGCTACCTGAACATGGAGGACAAAACCAAAGAGGCCATCGATGAGGATGGCTGGCTGCACTCAGGGGACCTGGGCAAGCATGACAAGGATGGATTCCTCTTCATCACAGGCAGAATTAAAG AGCTCATCATCACTGCAGGAGGTGAGAACGTTCCTCCTGTTCCAATCGAGGATGCAGTCAAGAATGCTGTTCCCATCATCAGCAATGCCATGTTGGTTGGAGACAAAGCCAAATTCCTTGCTATGCTCCTGACACTAAAG TGCGTTGTGGATGCAGAAACGGGCGAGCCCAGAGATGACCTCAGTCCAGAAGCTCTGGAATTCTGTCAGAAACTGGGCAGCAAGGCCACCAAGGTCTCAGAAATCATCAGCAGCAAAGACAAGGCCATCTACACCGCCATCCAGAAAGGGATCTCTGCTGTCAATGAGGGAGCTGTGTCCAATGCCCAGAAAGTCCAGAAATGGGtcctgctggagaaggatttCTCCCTCTTTGGTGGAGAGCTGG GCCCCACCATGAAGCTGAAGAGGCCGGTGGTGGCTCAGAAATACCGGGACCAAATTGCTCAGTTTTACACGGACATGGAAACCCCCTCGGGGGAGCCCTCGAGCCGGACATAG